A single Tenacibaculum sp. Bg11-29 DNA region contains:
- a CDS encoding 30S ribosomal protein S16, translated as MPVKIRLQRHGKKGKPFYWVVAADSRSKRDGRFLEKIGTYNPNTNPATIDLNVDTAVEWLQKGAQPTDTARTILSYKGVLLKNHLAGGVKKGALTEEQAETKFAAWLEGKTGEVAGKVEGLAKAEADAKAKAIEAEKAVNAARIEANKPVVEDTEEVVAEKGADSEE; from the coding sequence ATGCCTGTAAAAATTAGATTACAAAGACACGGTAAGAAAGGAAAACCTTTTTACTGGGTAGTAGCTGCTGATTCAAGATCAAAAAGAGATGGACGTTTCTTAGAGAAAATCGGAACGTACAACCCTAACACAAACCCTGCAACTATTGACTTAAATGTTGATACAGCTGTAGAATGGTTACAAAAAGGAGCTCAACCAACTGATACTGCAAGAACGATCTTATCTTATAAGGGAGTTTTATTGAAGAATCACTTAGCTGGTGGAGTTAAAAAAGGTGCTTTAACAGAAGAGCAAGCTGAAACTAAATTTGCTGCTTGGTTAGAAGGGAAAACTGGTGAGGTTGCTGGTAAAGTTGAAGGTTTAGCAAAAGCTGAAGCAGATGCAAAAGCAAAAGCAATTGAAGCAGAAAAAGCTGTAAACGCAGCTCGTATTGAAGCTAACAAACCTGTTGTAGAAGATACAGAGGAAGTTGTTGCTGAAAAAGGAGCAGATAGCGAAGAATAA
- a CDS encoding alkylphosphonate utilization protein, with protein MSLLQELEDRSGNQCELCASKDNLSIYEVKPMPISGVDGSLLACDTCVEQIEDVEKTEVNHWRCLNDSMWSEYRAVKVVAWRMLSRLRKEGWPQDLLDMMYLEDDDLRFAKESGDHLDESEKIIHRDANGAILQAGDSVVLIKDLKVKGSSMVAKQGTAVRRISLDHENANYIEGKVGPTQIVIITDYVKKMAEKE; from the coding sequence ATGAGTTTATTACAAGAGTTGGAAGATAGAAGTGGAAATCAATGCGAGCTATGTGCTTCAAAAGATAATTTATCAATTTATGAAGTTAAACCGATGCCAATTAGTGGTGTTGACGGAAGCTTATTAGCTTGTGATACTTGTGTTGAGCAAATTGAAGATGTAGAAAAAACAGAAGTTAATCACTGGCGTTGTTTAAATGATAGTATGTGGAGTGAGTACAGAGCTGTAAAGGTTGTTGCTTGGAGAATGTTATCTAGACTTCGTAAAGAAGGTTGGCCGCAAGATTTATTAGACATGATGTATTTAGAAGATGATGATTTACGTTTTGCTAAAGAAAGTGGAGATCATTTAGATGAAAGTGAAAAAATAATTCACAGAGATGCTAACGGAGCTATTTTACAGGCTGGAGATTCTGTAGTGTTAATTAAAGATTTAAAAGTAAAAGGATCAAGTATGGTTGCTAAGCAAGGTACTGCAGTTCGTAGAATTTCTTTAGATCATGAAAATGCTAATTATATTGAAGGTAAGGTAGGGCCTACTCAAATTGTAATTATTACAGATTACGTGAAGAAAATGGCAGAAAAAGAGTAG
- a CDS encoding ribonuclease HII yields the protein MLKFNYSGCVLEAGTDEAGRGCLSGPVVAAAVILPKNFKHDLLNDSKQLSEKKRQELRPYIEEHALAYGVAFVNHEEVDEINVLQASITGMHRAIEQLSIQPKFIIVDGNKFKPYKETPHETIVKGDAKYMSIAAASVLAKTYRDEYMEKIHKEYPQYNWKKNKGYPTKEHRNAIREFGITPYHRKTFKLLPEQFKLKL from the coding sequence ATGTTGAAATTTAACTATAGTGGATGTGTATTAGAAGCAGGAACTGACGAAGCAGGCAGAGGTTGTTTATCTGGCCCAGTAGTCGCTGCTGCTGTTATTTTACCTAAAAACTTTAAGCATGATTTATTAAATGATTCTAAACAGCTTTCAGAAAAAAAACGTCAAGAATTACGCCCATATATCGAAGAACATGCCTTAGCCTATGGTGTTGCCTTTGTAAACCATGAAGAAGTTGACGAGATAAATGTTTTACAAGCCTCAATAACTGGCATGCATCGGGCTATTGAACAACTTTCTATACAACCTAAATTTATTATTGTTGATGGCAATAAATTTAAACCTTACAAGGAAACACCTCACGAAACTATTGTAAAAGGTGATGCCAAATACATGAGTATTGCAGCTGCATCCGTTTTAGCAAAAACATATAGAGATGAGTACATGGAGAAAATTCATAAAGAATACCCTCAATATAACTGGAAAAAGAATAAAGGCTATCCTACCAAAGAACACAGAAATGCTATTCGAGAATTTGGTATAACTCCGTATCATCGCAAGACTTTTAAATTACTTCCAGAACAATTTAAATTAAAACTTTAG
- the dnaE gene encoding DNA polymerase III subunit alpha has product MYLIFDTETTGLPKSWNAPITDTNNWPRATQIAWQLHDELGNLIEHNDFLIKPDGFNIPYDAERIHGISTDLAKEQGIELSEGLALFNEALGKTKFIVGQNLAFDINIMGCEFHRLGVENDLTELPILDTCTEHTAKMCQIPGGRGGKFKLPTLTELHNHLFGIGFGDAHNATADVEATTRCFLELIRLRQFTKEQLDVSDDFFDKYTENNPSAIQVIGLDHLNLKRESEKIRNRIEKAKGVKTTINTNESLAELENIKFAHLHNHTQYSVLQSTIQIGNIVKAAAKDNMSAVAMTDTGNMMAAFHFVQAIINHNKAVEAANKEAIEKGEEPTQEILKPIVGCEFNICEDHLNKSQKDNGYQVVLLAKNKKGYHNLAKMSSIAFVDGFYYIPRIDKKVVEQYKEDIIVLTGSLYGEVPSKILNVGEAQAEEALLWWKEQFGADLYIELMRHNQDDERVVNETLLKFSKEHNIKTVASNNTFYLSQEDANAHDILLCVKDGEKQATPKGRGRGYRYGLPNDQYYFKSSEEMKTLFADLPEAIINIQEIVDKIEPYTLARDVLLPAFDIPDEFKDKKDEEDKGKRGENNFLRHLTYVGAKKRYGEITDSIRERLDFELSVIEKTGYPGYFLIVEDFIREARNMDVAVGPGRGSAAGSVVAYCLWITNIDPIKYDLLFERFLNPERVSMPDIDIDFDDEGRGRVMDYVINKYGANQVAQIITYGTMAAKSSIRDTARVLDLPLFEADRIAKLIPGMKLKKIFSLDDKQLKEKLRAEEIELVNELKRLSNGSDLMAETINKARILEGSVRNTGIHACGVIITPDDITKFVPVALAKDSDMYVTQFDNSVVEDAGLLKMDFLGLKTLTLIKDTVKIVKARHDVLLDPENFPLDDVKTYELFQRGETVGIFQYESPGMQKHMRSLKPTVFEDLIAMNALYRPGPMEYIPSFIRRKHGDEEIEYDLPAMEEYLAETYGITVYQEQVMLLSQKLADFTKGEADVLRKAMGKKQISVLDKMKPKFVKQASANGHDAKKLEKIWTDWEAFASYAFNKSHSTCYAWIAYQTAYLKAHYPAEYMAAVLSNNMNDIKSVSFFMEECKRSGITVLGPDVNESFSKFSVNKEGAIRFGMAAIKGVGGLAVKAIINEREENGHFSSVFDMAKRVDLRVANKKAFEGLILAGGFDSFSNTHRAQYFVEDEKNQKFIEKAMRFGNKHQENQNSSQVSLFGGASEEEMPEPIIPICDTWGTMELLGKEKEVVGIYISAHPLDDFKNELKFCNAALSAYNDLPKHEGMALSFGGIVTDVQHRVSKAGKGWATFFIEDYTENFEFRIFGEEYLKFKHFLVPNSFLFVKTMVKPGWTNKEGVKGDPRVSFTDFLLLHDIMDKMCKKITMKMHLKEVNENRIKDLQHLFATNRGSQNLHFTIWDAEEKIELSLPSRNTKIKISNEFLKTLEEQHINYKLN; this is encoded by the coding sequence ATGTATTTAATTTTTGATACTGAAACTACCGGATTACCTAAAAGTTGGAACGCTCCAATTACTGACACTAATAATTGGCCTAGAGCTACACAAATTGCTTGGCAATTACATGATGAATTAGGTAATTTAATTGAACATAATGATTTTCTTATTAAACCAGACGGATTTAATATTCCGTATGATGCAGAAAGAATTCATGGTATTTCTACAGATTTAGCAAAAGAACAAGGAATTGAACTTTCTGAGGGTTTAGCTTTATTTAATGAAGCATTAGGTAAAACAAAATTCATCGTTGGTCAAAATCTTGCTTTTGATATTAACATTATGGGATGTGAATTCCATCGTTTAGGTGTTGAGAATGATTTAACCGAATTACCTATTTTAGATACCTGTACAGAGCATACGGCTAAAATGTGTCAAATTCCTGGTGGTCGTGGCGGTAAATTTAAGCTACCCACATTAACAGAATTACACAATCATCTTTTTGGAATTGGTTTTGGTGATGCACACAATGCAACTGCCGATGTAGAAGCAACCACTAGATGTTTCTTAGAATTAATTCGTTTACGTCAGTTTACCAAAGAGCAACTTGATGTTTCTGATGATTTCTTTGATAAATATACAGAAAACAACCCAAGTGCAATTCAAGTAATTGGTTTAGATCACTTAAATCTTAAAAGAGAAAGCGAAAAGATTCGCAATAGAATTGAGAAAGCAAAAGGTGTAAAAACAACAATAAATACCAATGAGAGTTTAGCAGAATTAGAAAATATTAAGTTTGCACACCTTCATAATCATACACAATATTCAGTATTACAATCAACCATACAAATTGGTAACATTGTAAAAGCTGCCGCAAAAGATAATATGTCGGCAGTTGCAATGACAGATACTGGAAATATGATGGCTGCTTTTCATTTTGTACAAGCTATTATAAATCATAATAAAGCTGTTGAAGCTGCCAATAAAGAAGCTATTGAGAAAGGTGAAGAACCTACTCAAGAAATATTAAAACCTATTGTTGGGTGTGAGTTTAATATCTGTGAAGATCATTTAAATAAAAGTCAAAAAGACAACGGATACCAAGTTGTATTACTTGCTAAAAATAAAAAGGGATATCACAACTTAGCGAAAATGTCTTCTATCGCTTTTGTTGATGGGTTTTACTACATCCCTAGAATCGATAAAAAAGTAGTTGAACAATATAAAGAAGATATCATTGTGCTTACCGGAAGTTTGTATGGTGAAGTTCCTAGTAAAATTTTAAATGTTGGTGAAGCACAAGCAGAAGAAGCTCTGCTTTGGTGGAAAGAACAATTTGGGGCAGATTTATATATTGAATTAATGCGCCACAACCAAGATGATGAAAGAGTCGTTAACGAAACGCTGTTAAAATTTTCCAAAGAACACAATATAAAAACAGTAGCTTCAAACAATACTTTTTACCTAAGTCAAGAAGATGCAAATGCGCACGATATTCTATTGTGTGTAAAAGATGGAGAAAAACAAGCAACACCAAAAGGAAGAGGAAGAGGTTATCGTTATGGTTTACCAAACGACCAATATTACTTTAAATCTTCTGAGGAAATGAAAACATTGTTTGCTGATCTTCCTGAAGCAATTATTAACATTCAAGAAATTGTAGATAAAATTGAACCTTATACATTAGCTCGTGATGTTTTATTACCTGCTTTTGATATTCCTGATGAGTTTAAAGATAAAAAAGATGAAGAAGATAAAGGAAAACGAGGTGAAAATAACTTCTTACGTCATTTAACATACGTAGGTGCAAAAAAACGATATGGTGAAATAACCGATAGTATTCGTGAACGTTTAGATTTTGAATTATCTGTAATTGAAAAAACTGGATATCCAGGGTATTTCTTAATTGTAGAAGATTTTATTAGAGAGGCTAGAAACATGGATGTTGCTGTTGGTCCTGGACGTGGATCTGCAGCCGGTTCAGTAGTTGCTTACTGTTTATGGATTACCAATATAGATCCTATTAAATACGATTTACTTTTTGAGCGTTTTTTAAATCCTGAACGTGTATCGATGCCCGATATTGATATTGATTTTGATGATGAAGGTCGTGGTAGAGTAATGGATTATGTAATTAATAAATATGGCGCAAATCAAGTAGCACAAATTATTACGTATGGTACAATGGCTGCAAAATCTTCTATTAGAGATACAGCCCGTGTATTAGATTTGCCTCTTTTTGAAGCTGATAGAATTGCCAAGTTAATTCCGGGAATGAAGCTGAAGAAAATATTTTCTTTGGACGATAAACAACTAAAAGAAAAACTTCGAGCTGAAGAAATTGAATTAGTAAATGAACTTAAAAGACTTTCTAACGGATCTGATTTAATGGCAGAAACCATTAATAAAGCTCGAATTTTAGAAGGCTCTGTTCGTAATACAGGTATTCATGCCTGTGGAGTAATTATTACACCAGATGATATTACAAAGTTCGTACCTGTTGCGCTTGCAAAAGATTCTGACATGTATGTTACCCAGTTCGACAACTCGGTTGTTGAAGATGCTGGTTTACTAAAAATGGATTTCTTGGGGTTAAAAACATTAACCTTAATTAAAGATACCGTTAAAATTGTAAAGGCTAGACACGATGTTCTTTTAGATCCTGAAAACTTTCCGCTTGATGACGTAAAAACCTACGAGCTATTTCAAAGAGGAGAAACTGTTGGTATTTTTCAATATGAATCTCCCGGAATGCAAAAACACATGAGATCTTTAAAACCAACTGTTTTTGAAGATTTAATTGCAATGAATGCCTTGTATCGTCCAGGACCAATGGAATATATTCCTTCTTTTATTCGCAGAAAACACGGAGACGAAGAAATTGAATACGATTTACCTGCAATGGAAGAATACCTTGCTGAAACATATGGAATTACCGTATACCAAGAGCAAGTAATGTTACTATCGCAAAAATTAGCAGATTTTACCAAAGGTGAAGCCGATGTACTGCGTAAGGCAATGGGGAAAAAACAAATTTCGGTTCTAGATAAAATGAAACCTAAGTTTGTTAAACAAGCAAGTGCAAACGGACATGACGCTAAAAAATTAGAAAAAATTTGGACAGACTGGGAGGCATTCGCTTCTTATGCCTTTAACAAATCTCACTCTACATGTTATGCTTGGATTGCCTATCAGACAGCTTATTTAAAAGCACATTATCCTGCGGAATACATGGCTGCAGTGCTTTCTAACAACATGAATGATATAAAATCGGTATCATTTTTTATGGAAGAATGTAAACGATCTGGAATTACTGTTTTAGGACCAGATGTAAACGAATCGTTTTCTAAATTCTCTGTAAATAAAGAAGGTGCCATTCGTTTTGGAATGGCTGCTATTAAAGGAGTTGGTGGTCTTGCTGTTAAAGCGATTATTAATGAACGTGAAGAAAACGGTCATTTTTCTTCTGTTTTTGATATGGCAAAACGTGTTGATTTACGAGTTGCAAACAAGAAGGCTTTTGAAGGTTTAATTTTAGCTGGTGGTTTCGATTCTTTTTCAAATACACACAGAGCTCAATATTTTGTGGAAGATGAAAAAAATCAAAAGTTTATAGAAAAAGCAATGCGCTTTGGTAATAAACATCAAGAAAATCAGAATTCGTCTCAAGTTTCATTATTTGGAGGAGCTTCTGAAGAAGAAATGCCTGAACCAATTATTCCTATTTGCGATACTTGGGGTACTATGGAGTTATTAGGAAAAGAAAAAGAGGTGGTTGGTATCTACATTTCTGCACACCCTTTAGATGATTTTAAAAACGAATTAAAATTCTGTAACGCTGCACTATCTGCTTATAACGATTTACCTAAGCATGAAGGAATGGCATTGTCTTTTGGAGGGATTGTTACCGATGTACAACACCGAGTTTCGAAAGCAGGAAAAGGGTGGGCAACTTTCTTTATTGAAGATTATACTGAAAATTTCGAGTTTAGAATTTTTGGCGAGGAATATTTAAAATTTAAACACTTCTTAGTCCCTAACTCTTTCTTGTTCGTAAAGACAATGGTAAAACCTGGATGGACCAATAAAGAAGGTGTAAAAGGAGACCCAAGAGTTAGTTTTACTGACTTTTTATTACTGCATGACATTATGGATAAAATGTGCAAGAAAATCACCATGAAAATGCACTTAAAAGAAGTAAACGAAAACAGAATTAAAGACTTGCAACATTTATTCGCAACCAATAGAGGTTCTCAAAATTTACATTTTACTATTTGGGATGCAGAAGAAAAAATAGAATTAAGCTTACCTAGTAGAAATACAAAAATTAAAATTTCTAATGAATTTTTAAAAACGTTAGAGGAGCAACATATTAATTATAAACTAAATTAA
- a CDS encoding nucleoid-associated protein, which produces MIKRTRAEISKCIIHKVANKYNSGQNAFSESLVRFDEESYELLMPFLLKNFGTVTQSYRFNHHADVRLNEINKYTSDIFEDENTFIEHSKNIVNHLYEQSNSANIKTGDVLIVYFEGIEYKDVLTEAVGIFKIESKVDFLQTYLDEDSFDVVVQKGISTKKLDKGCLIVNSSDTEGTVILSVDNNQYDAQYWIKNFLNAKFADDRNLHTQNYLEMCKDFSEEIIKPEFGKQEQSNFLANTVDYFKENESVDYHGFKEEVFEDEKHQGMFEDYKKHFEGLNDVLIRNNFEVSDAVLKKEKSKFKTEIKLDTNIQIKIDVDAPDASSDYLEQGYDEDKKMKYYKVFYNTEK; this is translated from the coding sequence ATGATTAAAAGAACACGTGCAGAAATCAGCAAATGTATTATTCATAAAGTTGCTAATAAATATAATAGCGGACAAAATGCTTTCTCTGAAAGCTTAGTTCGTTTTGATGAAGAAAGCTACGAATTATTAATGCCTTTTTTATTAAAAAACTTTGGAACAGTTACTCAAAGTTATCGTTTCAACCATCATGCTGATGTTCGTTTAAACGAAATTAACAAGTATACTTCTGATATTTTTGAAGACGAAAATACATTTATCGAGCATTCTAAAAACATTGTAAATCATTTATATGAGCAATCGAATTCTGCCAATATAAAAACAGGCGATGTACTTATTGTTTATTTTGAAGGTATTGAATACAAAGATGTATTAACAGAGGCCGTTGGTATTTTTAAGATTGAAAGTAAAGTTGATTTTCTTCAAACATACTTAGATGAGGATAGTTTTGATGTAGTAGTTCAAAAAGGAATTTCTACTAAAAAATTAGATAAAGGTTGTTTAATTGTAAATTCGTCAGATACTGAGGGAACTGTAATACTATCTGTAGATAATAACCAATACGATGCGCAATATTGGATTAAGAATTTTTTAAACGCTAAATTTGCTGACGATCGTAATTTGCATACGCAAAACTATTTAGAGATGTGTAAAGATTTCTCTGAAGAAATTATTAAACCTGAGTTTGGAAAACAAGAACAAAGTAACTTTTTAGCAAACACTGTTGATTACTTTAAAGAAAATGAAAGTGTAGATTATCATGGTTTTAAAGAAGAAGTTTTTGAGGATGAAAAACACCAAGGAATGTTTGAAGATTACAAAAAACATTTTGAAGGTTTAAACGATGTTTTAATCCGAAATAATTTTGAAGTATCAGATGCTGTACTAAAAAAAGAAAAAAGCAAGTTTAAAACAGAAATTAAACTTGACACAAATATTCAAATTAAAATTGATGTAGATGCTCCTGATGCCTCTTCTGACTACTTAGAGCAAGGATATGATGAAGATAAAAAAATGAAGTATTATAAAGTATTTTATAATACTGAAAAATAA
- the rimM gene encoding ribosome maturation factor RimM (Essential for efficient processing of 16S rRNA): MQKEDCFYLGKIVKKHSFKGEVVIKLDTDEPDLYENLESVFVDLGNNLVPFFIEKSSLSKSTMFRVKFEDVDSEADADAIMRSGIYLPLNLLPKLSGNKFYYHEVIGFTIVDVNFGEVGTLAYINDKAAQPLFEIENGDKEIFIPMIDDFIKKVDRENKRIEVEAPIGLIELYFEE, encoded by the coding sequence ATGCAAAAAGAAGATTGCTTTTATCTTGGCAAAATCGTTAAAAAACATAGTTTTAAGGGGGAGGTAGTTATTAAGTTAGATACCGATGAACCTGATCTTTACGAAAATTTGGAATCAGTTTTTGTCGATTTAGGCAATAATCTGGTTCCTTTTTTTATTGAAAAATCTTCATTAAGTAAAAGTACTATGTTTCGCGTAAAATTTGAAGACGTAGATTCTGAAGCTGATGCAGATGCCATCATGCGATCGGGAATTTACTTACCTTTAAATTTGTTGCCAAAACTTTCGGGAAATAAGTTTTATTATCATGAGGTTATTGGTTTTACTATTGTTGATGTAAATTTTGGCGAAGTAGGGACTTTAGCTTACATAAATGATAAAGCTGCGCAGCCTTTGTTTGAGATTGAAAATGGAGATAAAGAAATTTTTATTCCCATGATTGATGATTTTATTAAGAAAGTAGACCGAGAAAATAAAAGAATAGAAGTTGAGGCTCCAATAGGATTAATTGAACTATATTTTGAAGAGTAG
- a CDS encoding putative porin: MKKSFLVFFCLISIQTLFSQIRQLDSGFGNFNRGGLNQGLDSISDNEINVKLSGKTKYTDYKIISFKNDTTIVDTTLTLKKHYKFNFLRKDNFELLPFHNQGQTFNNLGYDFSNIPQFPDIGFRAKQFGFFEIEDIDYYHVPTPTTEAFYRTGLEQGQALDILFTTNFSKRFNVGLSYKGLRSLGAYRRSLASSGNFRMSFRYESPKGQYEIRGQAVNQDFLNQENGGLTDDSLIAFLNDDPNFSGNRGRLDINLNDAENTLDGKRLYFEHTFKLVSVKDSLHTKDFSNLKLGHSFTRDSKSYRFTETAGTTAVFGAANFTGAVNNKTDFLLYNNQVFLDFNSKYVLGKFRVKTGYTTYNYGYENLQNSLVGITKNKLKGSAVSFGADWNGKIKNFYINASANITPGSGRLSGNNIKAEAFYKKDSLFTVKARLEINNKSPNFNFLLHQSNYNTYNWENDFASIGTRNLGGVIESKWGNASVDITNINNYTYFDTNSLPKQFSGSVNYLKAKMSKEFTFGKFALDNTLMYQKVASGNSVFRVPEFVTRNTLYYSDSWFKGDPLFVQIGATFNYFSKYKANAYNPLLAEFRLQNDTEVGYPTIDLFFNARVRRTRIYFKADNVSSFFLKKNYLSAPNYPYRDFVIRFGIVWNWFI; encoded by the coding sequence ATGAAGAAAAGTTTTTTAGTGTTTTTTTGTTTGATAAGTATTCAAACACTTTTTTCTCAAATAAGACAATTAGATAGCGGGTTTGGGAATTTTAATAGAGGTGGTTTGAATCAAGGTTTAGATTCGATATCTGATAATGAAATTAATGTAAAACTTAGTGGAAAAACAAAGTATACTGATTATAAAATAATATCATTTAAAAATGATACTACAATTGTTGATACTACGCTTACTTTAAAAAAACATTATAAGTTTAATTTTTTAAGAAAAGATAATTTTGAACTATTACCGTTTCATAACCAAGGGCAAACATTTAATAACTTAGGTTACGATTTTAGTAATATACCTCAGTTTCCTGATATTGGATTTCGAGCAAAACAATTTGGTTTTTTTGAAATTGAGGATATAGATTATTATCATGTACCTACACCAACAACAGAAGCTTTTTATAGAACAGGTTTAGAGCAAGGACAAGCTTTAGATATTTTATTTACAACAAATTTTTCGAAAAGATTTAATGTGGGGCTTTCTTATAAAGGACTTCGTTCATTAGGTGCTTACAGGCGTTCATTAGCGAGTTCAGGTAACTTTAGAATGAGTTTTAGGTATGAAAGTCCAAAGGGGCAATATGAGATAAGAGGTCAGGCAGTGAATCAAGATTTTTTAAATCAAGAAAACGGAGGGTTAACAGACGATTCTTTAATCGCTTTTCTTAATGATGATCCTAATTTTAGTGGAAACAGAGGTCGATTGGATATTAATTTAAATGATGCAGAGAATACTCTTGATGGAAAAAGATTGTATTTTGAGCATACTTTTAAACTAGTGTCAGTAAAAGATAGTTTGCATACTAAAGATTTCTCAAACCTCAAACTAGGTCACTCTTTTACAAGAGATTCTAAATCTTATCGTTTTACCGAAACAGCAGGAACAACAGCTGTTTTTGGAGCAGCGAATTTTACAGGAGCAGTAAATAATAAAACAGATTTCTTATTATATAATAATCAGGTATTTTTAGATTTTAATTCGAAATATGTATTAGGTAAATTTAGAGTAAAGACGGGATATACTACTTATAATTATGGATATGAAAACTTACAAAATAGTTTAGTAGGTATAACAAAAAATAAGCTAAAAGGTAGCGCTGTTTCGTTTGGAGCAGATTGGAATGGGAAAATAAAAAACTTTTATATAAATGCATCAGCAAATATAACACCTGGTAGCGGGAGGTTATCTGGAAACAATATTAAGGCAGAAGCTTTTTATAAAAAAGATAGTTTATTTACGGTGAAAGCTCGATTAGAGATTAACAATAAATCACCAAATTTTAATTTTTTACTACATCAAAGTAATTACAATACCTATAATTGGGAAAATGATTTTGCATCAATAGGAACTAGAAACTTAGGAGGAGTTATAGAGTCTAAATGGGGAAATGCATCAGTAGATATTACAAATATTAATAATTACACGTATTTTGATACTAATAGTTTACCGAAACAATTTTCAGGAAGTGTTAATTACTTAAAAGCAAAAATGTCAAAAGAATTTACTTTTGGGAAGTTTGCATTAGATAATACATTGATGTACCAAAAAGTAGCGAGTGGGAATAGTGTTTTTAGAGTGCCAGAATTTGTAACAAGAAATACATTGTATTATTCTGATAGCTGGTTTAAAGGAGATCCATTATTTGTACAAATAGGGGCTACGTTTAATTATTTTTCAAAGTATAAAGCGAATGCTTACAATCCGTTATTAGCAGAATTTAGATTGCAAAACGATACGGAAGTTGGTTATCCAACCATTGATTTGTTTTTCAACGCAAGAGTGCGTAGAACACGTATCTACTTTAAAGCAGATAACGTGAGTTCTTTTTTCTTGAAAAAGAATTATTTATCGGCACCTAATTACCCTTATAGAGATTTTGTAATTCGTTTTGGAATTGTTTGGAACTGGTTTATATAG